Proteins encoded within one genomic window of Naumovozyma dairenensis CBS 421 chromosome 6, complete genome:
- the ETT1 gene encoding Ett1p (similar to Saccharomyces cerevisiae YOR051C; ancestral locus Anc_5.650), with product MAKRPLGLGKKQAQKKKQKFLKENTPEVKSTSESPTPTSETKTPSNQIQIELQDSEDADNEIVQLNGLWKTYFESDKDDEMLLNGIIHECDRILRLINNNNNNDKSEEATKLKALVNKDDRYYAIFALALSELTIFKKGSDDDDEMDNEVKQFFDLALQRCQDGLDCIPNSQLLKLVMSKILLQRLPLEYISKLNVKSKESKGKYLKLYEQFGKAKENFSIYKNDLPLTLEVLNSTDDLLDIIENFGHEDDIEEGLDSDDDEELEPITLAKDHPLYKFQKNHESDLSWLKEQLIALFDIMHGSDKLIHPVARKIGELYMKFADSPRSQYLKLQYGDDEDEQNSIAAKDKGGLVYAAQREAIELVDNSLKYLRKAQVKDDPETWVQLAEACIEFGNLCDNESIEQKKAYQEAEEILKKANRATNGKYQDILDNLLD from the coding sequence ATGGCAAAAAGACCACTAGGATTAGGTAAAAAGCAAGCTCAAAAAAAGAAGCAAAAAtttttaaaggaaaatacACCTGAAGTTAAATCTACATCAGAATCACCAACTCCAACTTCGGAAACTAAGACACCAAGTAATCAGATCCAAATTGAATTACAAGATTCTGAAGATGCTGATAATGAGATCGTCCAATTGAATGGGTTATGGAAGACTTATTTTGAATCTGATAAGGATGATGAAATGTTATTGAATGGTATCATTCATGAATGTGATAGAATTTTGCGTTTgattaacaataataataataatgataagaGCGAAGAGGCTACCAAATTAAAGGCATTGGtgaataaagatgatagATATTATGCCATCTTTGCCCTTGCTTTATCTGAATTGACTATCTTCAAAAAAGGaagtgatgatgatgatgaaatggaTAATGAAGTTAAGCAATTTTTCGATTTGGCTTTACAAAGATGTCAAGATGGATTAGATTGTATACCTAACTCtcaattattgaaactAGTAATGAGTAAGATCTTATTACAGAGGCTACCattagaatatatttctaaattaaaTGTTAAAAGTAAAGAATCAAAgggaaaatatttgaaacttTATGAACAATTTGGTAAAGCTAAGGAAAACTTCTCTATCTATAAGAATGATTTACCATTAACTTTAGAAGTGTTGAACTCAACAGATGATCTAttagatattattgaaaatttcgGTCATGAAGACGATATTGAAGAGGGTTTAGatagtgatgatgatgaagaattggaaCCAATTACCTTAGCAAAGGATCATCCATTATATAAGTTTCAAAAGAATCATGAATCTGATTTATCGTGGTTGAAAGAACAATTGATTGCTTTATTCGATATAATGCATGGCAGTGACAAATTGATTCATCCCGTTGCCCGAAAAATTGGtgaattatatatgaaattCGCAGATAGTCCACGTTCCCAATATTTAAAACTTCAAtatggtgatgatgaagacgaACAGAACAGTATAGCTGCTAAAGATAAAGGTGGTCTTGTTTACGCTGCTCAAAGAGAAGCCATTGAATTGGTTGATAATAGCTTGAAGTATTTGAGAAAGGCTCAAGTCAAAGACGATCCTGAAACATGGGTTCAATTAGCAGAAGCATGCATTGAATTTGGTAATTTGTGCGATAATGAATCTATAGAGCAAAAAAAAGCATATCAAGAAGCTGAAGAAATCTTAAAGAAAGCCAATAGAGCTACCAATGGTAAGTATCAAGATATTTTGGATAACTTACTAGATTGA
- the TMC1 gene encoding Tmc1p (similar to Saccharomyces cerevisiae YOR052C; ancestral locus Anc_5.653), with amino-acid sequence MESNSQTLPLPKAATPANSPKLEGNNNTTTESIENKSNHETDSETSTLPSSLTNTQEQPLLTKEKSHRVEKNRSKSNKTKKGKKGKSICYYGDCISPIAKFIGECKFCDRQFCSRHRLLETHSCEGLVSCKEEMHKKNADKLSAERTKNQKIEI; translated from the coding sequence atggaATCTAACTCACAAACTTTACCACTTCCTAAAGCGGCTACTCCAGCTAACAGTCCAAAACTAGAGGGAAATAACAATACCACTACTGAGAGTATAGAAAATAAGAGCAACCATGAAACAGATAGTGAAACTTCTACGTTACCTTCCAGTCTGACGAATACACAAGAACAACCACTACTCACTAAGGAGAAATCACACCGAGTAGAGAAGAACAGAAGCAAGAGTAATAAAACTAAGAAGGGTAAGAAAGGCAAATCGATATGTTATTATGGTGATTGTATAAGTCCCATAGCGAAATTTATTGGAGAATGTAAGTTTTGTGATAGACAGTTTTGTTCAAGACATCGTTTATTAGAGACACATTCTTGTGAAGGTTTGGTATCTTGTAAAGAGGAAATGCATAAGAAAAATGCTGATAAATTGTCTGCTGAAAGAACtaaaaatcaaaagattGAAATATAG
- the NDAI0F00610 gene encoding uncharacterized protein (similar to Saccharomyces cerevisiae SIS2 (YKR072C) and VHS3 (YOR054C); ancestral locus Anc_5.655) — MTQPIDDKEKELVSIIARSDSNVSNSNINISTNTNIMGPPPTSSVAVRSTVQNDLVPTSTNNNNTIPTQGGNTQRLASNGSVISPTLCSQTTKSIMNVSGTSGAVVNNTPEPGLKRIPTVTFHDPKFSASVSLISNQVPVKPETQDINEVNIVGPGGKLSKLNTTKVTSHENTIDTPLTMLTSPTSILSSSNTSIATTTTSNNNLKDLNKQNINMTNKGTLESVMADAFTADHPHFIVEDSLHTPTAIRSRSNSNSTSPPASIMMIQTNGSQGKLDREASIISRVSEPTPLESVLEEPTNHLSVSTSTTMIKENKPTEPMLQKKNLEQNKNITTTTTTNASAGPQSVAPNIPKRETGKNIEPRLPQDDGKLHILFGACGTLSVFKIKGMIKKLEEIYGRDKVSIQVILTEDATKFFTRKSVKKNCNNNNSNANIMNNNDCNDIASPNDIVRRTGSEASMISRVSSTSGSLPSTPMIPFKSSSSPTAKIEIPPHIQFWTDQDEWDVWRQRTDPVLHIELRRWADILVIAPLTANSLSKISLGLCDNLLTSVIRAWNPNFPIFLAPSMVSSTFNSTMTKKQLNIINEEMPWITVFKPSEKVMDINGDIGLGGMMDGNEIVDKIVMKLGGYPEDEDDNDDDDDDEEEGEVKNITDTEADDDDDEDEDEDDDDDDEDEDEDEAAQQQETNSYLEEDNTVNI, encoded by the coding sequence atgaccCAGCCAATAGATGATAAGGAAAAGGAACTGGTCTCAATAATAGCAAGGTCCGACAGTAACGTCAGCAACAgcaatattaatattagtaCCAATACCAATATTATGGGGCCACCACCAACTTCTTCTGTTGCCGTTAGAAGTACCGTTCAAAATGATTTGGTGCCTACCAGTActaacaacaacaatacaaTACCGACTCAAGGAGGCAATACTCAAAGATTGGCAAGTAATGGTAGTGTAATAAGTCCAACGTTATGTTCTCAAACTACTAAATCAATCATGAACGTTAGTGGTACCTCTGGTGCTGTAGTTAATAATACTCCAGAACCTGGTTTGAAAAGAATCCCCACAGTAACTTTCCATGATCCTAAATTTTCGGCATCAGTATCTCTGATATCAAACCAGGTACCAGTGAAACCTGAAACCCAAGATATTAATGAAGTTAATATCGTGGGTCCAGGTGGTAAATTAAGTAAACTTAATACTACTAAGGTAACAAGTCATGAAAATACAATCGATACTCCATTAACTATGTTAACAAGTCCCACATCAATTTTATCTAGTTCAAATACATCAATTGctacaacaacaacttcAAATAACAATCTAAAAGATTTAAACAagcaaaatataaatatgacGAATAAAGGAACGCTTGAATCGGTAATGGCAGACGCGTTTACCGCCGACCATCCCCATTTCATCGTGGAGGACTCATTACATACCCCAACAGCAATCAGATCAAGATCCAACAGTAATAGTACTAGTCCACCTGCATCAATCATGATGATTCAAACAAATGGTAGTCAAGGGAAATTAGATAGAGAAGCTTCCATAATTTCAAGAGTTAGTGAACCAACTCCATTAGAATCTGTCCTTGAAGAGCCTACAAACCATTTATCTGTTTCTACTTCTACGACGAtgataaaagaaaacaaaccAACTGAGCCAATGCTtcagaaaaaaaatctagaacaaaataagaatattactactactaccaCTACCAATGCTTCTGCGGGTCCTCAATCAGTAGCACCAAATATTCCCAAGAGAGAAACAGGGAAAAACATTGAACCAAGATTACCACAAGATGATGGTAAATTACATATATTATTCGGTGCATGCGGGACGTTATcagttttcaaaatcaaaggGATGATTaagaaattggaagaaattTACGGTAGAGATAAAGTTAGTATTCAAGTTATTTTGACTGAGGATGCTACGAAATTCTTCACGAGGAAATCcgtgaagaagaattgtaacaataacaatagcAACGCCAATattatgaataataatgattgtAATGATATTGCAAGTCCAAATGATATTGTACGAAGAACTGGATCTGAAGCATCGATGATATCAAGGGTAAGTTCCACTAGTGGTTCACTTCCGAGTACACCAATGATACCATTCAAATCCTCGTCGTCACCCACAGCAAAGATTGAGATCCCACctcatattcaattttggaCAGATCAAGATGAATGGGATGTATGGAGACAAAGAACAGATCCAGTGTTACATATTGAATTACGTCGTTGGGCAGATATTCTTGTTATTGCACCATTGACTGCGAACAGTTTGTCAAAGATTTCATTGGGATTATgtgataatttattgacTAGTGTTATTAGAGCTTGGAATCCAAATTTCCCAATTTTTTTAGCACCTTCAATGGTTAGTAGTACTTTTAATAGTACAATGACtaagaaacaattaaacattattaatgaagaaatgcCATGGATAACTGTTTTTAAACCATCTGAGAAAGTTATGGATATTAATGGTGATATTGGTCTTGGTGGGATGATGGATGGTAATGAAATTGTAGACAAGATTGTAATGAAACTTGGTGGATACcctgaagatgaagatgacaatgatgacgatgacgacgatgaagaagaaggagagGTAAAGAATATTACGGATACAGAAGCtgacgatgatgacgaCGAGGACGAGGACGAggacgatgatgatgatgatgaagacgaggatgaagatgaagcggcacaacaacaagaaacaaataGTTATCTAGAAGAAGATAACACTGTAAATATATAG